From a region of the Deinococcus aestuarii genome:
- a CDS encoding ketopantoate reductase family protein translates to MRFTIIGAGAIGGLAGAWMTQAGHDVTLVDRWAEHIDAIKERGLHIDGVRGEHHVQVKALHPHELQGPLEAVLIATKSQHTLDALESVLPHFGPETFVVSYQNGFNEPDIIARLERAGLGGAERVVGSIPNYGGALVDPGYIEFVHEGPIQLGEMTGESTERLETLAACLSALTEVQLSDNIWGQIWAKEVYSAQVVFSALVDAPVTETLGVERYARVAGAVVREALEIAEANGITVEAFDFFDPANYKPRTPEDTGRLLANIHHAIWLLKKDQKPSAHQFKKKGSGIWWDIVYRNRPSEVRASNGKLISFGERAGADTRLNARLCEMIYEIEDGRRQLGYHNYDELEAYVQRLGKALP, encoded by the coding sequence ATGCGTTTCACCATCATCGGCGCCGGGGCCATCGGCGGCCTCGCGGGCGCGTGGATGACCCAGGCCGGACACGACGTAACTCTTGTGGACCGCTGGGCCGAGCATATCGACGCCATCAAGGAGCGCGGCCTCCACATCGACGGGGTGCGCGGGGAGCACCACGTTCAGGTCAAGGCCCTGCACCCCCACGAGCTGCAAGGACCGCTCGAAGCCGTCCTGATCGCCACCAAGTCGCAGCACACCCTGGACGCCCTGGAAAGCGTGCTGCCGCACTTCGGTCCGGAGACCTTCGTCGTGTCGTACCAGAACGGCTTCAACGAGCCCGACATCATCGCGCGACTCGAACGGGCCGGGCTGGGCGGGGCGGAGCGCGTGGTCGGCAGCATCCCCAACTACGGCGGTGCCCTCGTCGATCCCGGGTACATCGAATTCGTGCACGAGGGGCCCATCCAGCTCGGGGAGATGACCGGGGAGAGCACCGAACGCTTAGAGACGCTCGCCGCGTGTTTGAGCGCCCTCACAGAAGTGCAACTCAGCGACAACATCTGGGGGCAAATCTGGGCCAAGGAGGTCTACAGCGCGCAGGTGGTATTCAGCGCCCTGGTGGACGCGCCCGTGACCGAGACGCTGGGGGTGGAACGGTACGCGCGGGTAGCGGGAGCCGTCGTCCGGGAGGCGCTGGAGATCGCCGAGGCGAACGGCATCACCGTGGAGGCCTTTGACTTCTTCGACCCCGCCAATTACAAGCCCCGCACGCCCGAGGACACGGGGAGGCTCCTCGCCAATATCCACCACGCGATCTGGCTGCTCAAGAAGGACCAGAAGCCGAGCGCGCACCAGTTCAAGAAGAAGGGCTCGGGCATCTGGTGGGACATCGTGTACCGGAACCGCCCGTCCGAGGTGCGCGCTTCGAACGGCAAGCTGATCTCCTTCGGCGAGCGCGCCGGGGCCGACACACGCCTGAACGCGAGGCTCTGCGAGATGATCTACGAGATCGAGGACGGGCGGCGGCAACTCGGCTACCACAACTACGACGAGCTGGAGGCGTACGTGCAGCGCCTCGGAAAGGCCCTGCCATGA
- the opp4C gene encoding oligopeptide ABC transporter permease: MSDAARRPARPAPRERAPDTPWSLFVRRFRRHRLAVIGLVILLVLGTLALLAPVIAPYGFDTQDLNIIGTPQPPSAEHLMGTDQLGRDALTRVLYGARVSLAVGLMSALLASLVGTLVGALAGYYRGWLDTFLMRLTDVVLCIPLLPLVILLSGMLRPSVPLLVGIIGALGWMGTARLVRGQFLSLREREFVEASRALGGSNNRIMFRHILPNAIGPIIVATTLAVGSGIMLESALSFLGLGVQPPTPTWGNLLNYASQWLQVAPWLALFPGLFILVTVLAVNFLGDGLRDALDPRS, translated from the coding sequence ATGAGTGACGCGGCCCGCCGCCCTGCCCGCCCCGCGCCCAGGGAACGCGCGCCCGACACGCCCTGGAGCCTCTTCGTGCGGCGCTTCAGGCGCCACCGCCTCGCCGTGATCGGGCTGGTCATCCTGCTCGTGCTGGGGACGCTGGCCCTGCTCGCGCCCGTCATCGCGCCGTACGGGTTCGACACGCAGGACCTGAACATCATCGGCACGCCCCAGCCGCCCAGCGCCGAACACCTCATGGGCACCGACCAACTGGGACGGGACGCCCTGACCCGCGTGTTGTACGGCGCCCGCGTGTCGCTCGCGGTGGGCCTGATGAGCGCCCTGCTGGCGTCCCTCGTGGGCACGTTAGTGGGCGCGCTCGCCGGGTATTACCGGGGCTGGCTCGACACCTTCCTGATGCGACTGACCGACGTGGTGCTGTGCATCCCGCTGTTGCCGCTGGTGATCCTGCTGTCGGGGATGCTGCGCCCCAGCGTGCCGCTGCTCGTGGGCATCATCGGCGCGTTGGGCTGGATGGGCACGGCCCGGCTGGTACGCGGGCAGTTCCTGAGCCTGCGCGAGCGCGAGTTCGTGGAGGCGAGCCGGGCGCTGGGCGGCAGCAACAACCGCATCATGTTCCGGCACATCCTGCCCAACGCCATCGGGCCGATCATCGTCGCCACGACCCTCGCGGTGGGCAGCGGCATCATGCTCGAAAGCGCCCTGTCGTTCCTGGGGCTCGGCGTCCAGCCGCCCACCCCCACCTGGGGCAACCTGCTCAACTACGCGAGCCAGTGGCTCCAGGTCGCGCCGTGGCTCGCCCTCTTCCCCGGCCTGTTCATCCTGGTCACGGTGCTCGCCGTGAACTTCCTGGGAGACGGGCTGCGCGACGCCCTCGACCCCCGCTCGTAA
- a CDS encoding peptide ABC transporter substrate-binding protein: MDSTRQAKYSAIRNAARFLSASAILLGGMALAQQRGGTLTVGLGYDIDTLNVYSTGFLGDVQAAVVEGLVAPNQRAQYVPVLATQVPTTRNGGIKLSPDGKRMTVTYKLRPNVKWSDGQPFTSADVRFTWEAVKNPKFIAESKDGTEDIESIATPDPLTVVVNYKRVAPDFASTLFTFGILPKHTLEGKDLNTDPYNEKPLGTGPFRVKEFRRGQYVVLERNPFYWRKDAKGVQLPYLDGMIFKIIPDSNTLVTQLRSGEVQMAYGVPYSQVQQLDSVPGLKVIKNNVLSWQHLDFNMKNVAAFKDPNVRKAIAYGINKTALSRALGGYPTPINTVVVPVFSYTNPNVPRYDYNPARAQQLLDAAGWKPGPDGIRVKDGQRLSFKVMAQAGRATDEDAQQVIIASLKGIGVELQPDNKSGVAFRDARYKGNYDLFYGGWITSADPTYSVFFGSKGVNNGQGYSSAKIDATLARAESTLDPEDRTAALRQFQVELMNDLPSIPITSNPSMIVVTDKLGGFVPNPTNMTNFVNTSGWFLNK, from the coding sequence ATGGACTCGACCCGGCAGGCCAAGTATTCCGCGATCCGAAACGCCGCCCGCTTCCTCTCCGCCTCCGCCATTCTGCTAGGTGGAATGGCGCTCGCCCAGCAGCGGGGCGGAACCCTCACTGTCGGCCTGGGGTACGACATCGACACCCTCAACGTGTACTCCACCGGTTTTCTGGGAGACGTGCAGGCGGCGGTGGTCGAGGGGCTGGTCGCGCCGAACCAGCGGGCCCAGTACGTTCCCGTGCTCGCCACGCAGGTGCCGACGACGAGAAACGGCGGCATCAAGCTCAGCCCGGACGGCAAGCGCATGACGGTCACGTACAAGCTGCGCCCCAACGTCAAATGGTCCGACGGACAGCCCTTCACCTCTGCCGACGTGCGCTTCACTTGGGAGGCGGTCAAGAACCCCAAGTTCATCGCGGAGTCCAAGGACGGCACCGAGGACATCGAGAGCATCGCCACGCCCGATCCCCTCACGGTGGTCGTGAACTACAAGCGGGTGGCGCCGGACTTCGCCAGCACGCTCTTCACCTTCGGCATCCTGCCCAAGCACACCCTGGAGGGCAAGGACCTCAACACCGACCCCTACAACGAGAAGCCGCTGGGGACCGGACCCTTCCGGGTGAAGGAGTTCCGCCGGGGCCAGTACGTGGTGCTGGAGCGCAACCCGTTCTATTGGCGCAAGGACGCGAAGGGCGTGCAACTGCCGTACCTCGACGGTATGATCTTCAAGATCATCCCCGACAGCAACACCCTGGTGACGCAGCTCCGCTCCGGCGAGGTGCAGATGGCCTACGGGGTGCCGTATTCCCAGGTCCAGCAACTCGACAGCGTGCCGGGCCTGAAGGTCATCAAGAACAACGTGCTGTCGTGGCAGCACCTCGACTTCAACATGAAGAACGTGGCCGCCTTCAAGGACCCGAACGTCCGCAAGGCCATCGCCTACGGAATCAACAAGACCGCCCTCAGCCGGGCGCTCGGCGGCTATCCGACGCCCATCAACACGGTCGTCGTGCCGGTCTTCTCCTATACCAATCCCAACGTGCCCCGCTACGACTACAACCCCGCGCGGGCGCAGCAACTCCTCGACGCGGCGGGCTGGAAACCCGGCCCGGACGGTATCCGCGTCAAGGACGGCCAGCGGCTCAGCTTCAAGGTCATGGCGCAGGCGGGCCGCGCCACCGACGAGGACGCCCAGCAGGTCATCATCGCGTCCCTCAAGGGCATCGGCGTCGAGCTGCAACCCGACAACAAGTCGGGCGTGGCCTTCCGCGACGCACGCTACAAGGGCAACTACGACCTGTTCTACGGCGGCTGGATCACCTCCGCCGATCCCACCTACAGCGTCTTTTTCGGCTCCAAGGGCGTCAACAACGGCCAGGGGTACAGCAGCGCCAAGATCGACGCCACCCTCGCCCGGGCGGAGAGCACCCTCGACCCCGAGGACCGCACCGCCGCGCTCCGGCAGTTCCAGGTGGAGTTGATGAACGACCTGCCCAGCATCCCGATCACCAGCAACCCCTCGATGATCGTGGTGACCGACAAGCTCGGCGGCTTCGTGCCCAACCCGACCAACATGACGAACTTCGTGAACACGAGCGGGTGGTTCCTCAACAAATAG
- a CDS encoding ABC transporter permease encodes MTYLLKRLIGAVPLLLGVSLILFGVLHLAPGGPLDVYADNPSVSPEALAQMRTAFGLDQPLPVQYVSWVTAFFQGEWGFSIRTARPVVQEIGERVGPTLLLGGTSFVVSLLIAIPLGVLSAVRKYSAVDYGITFLSFLGVSMPVFWLALMLQLVFAVQWRILPSAGMQTIGSDSLLDIARHLILPAGILAFASVAGWSRYMRSSMVDVLAQDYVRTAKAKGVPERSVVYRHALRNGLIPIITVVALDFATILSGAVITETIFAWPGMGRLFIESMNGRDYPVLMALMMVGSFALIVSNLVADLAYGAADPRIRYE; translated from the coding sequence GTGACCTACCTGCTCAAACGCCTGATCGGGGCGGTCCCGCTGCTCCTCGGCGTGTCCCTGATCCTGTTCGGGGTGCTGCACCTCGCGCCGGGCGGGCCGCTCGACGTGTACGCGGACAATCCCTCGGTCAGCCCCGAGGCGCTCGCTCAGATGCGCACCGCCTTCGGCCTCGACCAGCCGCTGCCCGTGCAGTACGTGTCGTGGGTGACGGCGTTCTTCCAGGGCGAGTGGGGCTTCTCGATCCGCACCGCGCGGCCCGTCGTGCAGGAGATCGGCGAGCGGGTGGGGCCGACCCTGCTGCTGGGGGGCACCAGCTTCGTGGTGTCGCTCTTGATCGCCATTCCGCTGGGGGTGCTCAGCGCCGTGCGCAAGTACAGCGCCGTGGACTACGGCATCACCTTCCTGTCCTTTCTGGGCGTGAGCATGCCGGTGTTCTGGCTGGCGCTGATGCTGCAACTGGTGTTCGCGGTGCAGTGGCGAATTCTCCCTTCGGCGGGGATGCAGACCATCGGGAGCGACTCGCTCCTCGACATCGCGCGGCACCTGATCCTCCCGGCGGGCATCCTGGCCTTCGCGTCGGTCGCGGGCTGGAGCCGCTACATGCGGTCGAGCATGGTGGACGTGCTGGCCCAGGACTACGTGCGGACGGCCAAGGCCAAGGGCGTCCCGGAGCGCAGCGTCGTGTACCGCCACGCCCTGCGCAACGGACTGATCCCGATCATCACCGTGGTGGCGCTGGATTTCGCCACCATCCTCTCCGGCGCCGTCATCACCGAGACGATCTTCGCGTGGCCGGGCATGGGGCGGCTCTTTATCGAGAGCATGAACGGGCGCGACTACCCGGTGCTGATGGCCCTGATGATGGTCGGGTCCTTCGCCCTGATCGTCAGCAACCTCGTCGCGGATCTCGCGTACGGTGCCGCCGACCCCAGGATTCGCTATGAGTGA